The segment ATTGCGAATGTGGTGGTCCATACCGATCTCAACTGCCTTTCGGTGATTCAGTTTGCCGTCGATGTCCTCAAGGTTGAGCACATCATCGTCTGCGGCCACTACGGCTGCAGCGGTGTTCGTTCCTCCCTGAGGTGCGATCGTATTGGTCTAGCTGACAATTGGTTGCGCCATATTCAAGATGTCAGGGACCGGCACACCTGCTGCTTGCAGGCACTACCGAGTGAGAACGCCCAAGCCAACCGGCTGTGCGAGTTGAATGTCATCGAGCAGGCCCTAAACGTCTGCCAGACTTCGATCGTCCGCGATGCATGGGAGCGGGGCCAGAAGCTTTCCGTGCATAGTTGGATTTACGGAATCAAGGACGGCCACCTCCAGGACCTTGGCTTCACTACGAAAGGAATGTCCGAAGTGTCCGACCGGTACCGCGCTGCCCGGGAGAAGTTGGGCTCTGTTCCAACGACGACTCCCCCTTTCCCGGTGGCATAGACGGGCCGTGCTGCCTCACAGCCTGAGCGAGGTTCGACTCAGGCTTGCTTCTTTGCGGGAAATGCGAGGGAAGCCACAATGGCTGTGCCCAGGAGTGAACCGATGATGGCGAGCGACACCCCCGTGGGGACATGCAGCCAGTCATGGATTAGCATCTTGAGTCCGATAAAGGTGAGGACAAGGGCGAGCCCAACGTTCAGGAAACGGAAGAGGCCCATTACGCCGCGGAGTGCGAAGTAGAGACTGCGCAGTCCCAGGATCGCGAAAATATTGGACGTGAATGCAATAAAACTGCTCTTGGTAATCGCAAGAACGGCGGGGATGGAGTCGACGGCGAACGCGAGATCCGTGGTTTCCACAACGACCAGCACGAGGAAGAGCGGGGTGATGTGCCTGCGGCCGTTTATGGTGTGGAAGAATTTTTCCGGTGGGGCCTCAGTCGTCAGTGGGTAGATGCGTCGCACCCAACGGATGGCCACGTTCTTTTCGGGATCGAAGCCTTCCTCCTCCTTCTTCGGGATCGCGAGCTTGATGCCGGTGTAAACCAGAAACGCTCCGAAAAGGTAGATGATCCACTCGAAGCGTGCGATAAGTCCTACGCCCGCCAGGATAAACACGGCGCGCATGACTGCGGCCCCGAGGATGCCCCAGAAAAGGACGCGGTGT is part of the Opitutaceae bacterium genome and harbors:
- the can gene encoding carbonate dehydratase, translating into MDSLSHLFEQNRAWADSIRQRDPEFFSKLSRQQSPKYLWIGCSDSRVPANEIVGLLPGELFVHRNIANVVVHTDLNCLSVIQFAVDVLKVEHIIVCGHYGCSGVRSSLRCDRIGLADNWLRHIQDVRDRHTCCLQALPSENAQANRLCELNVIEQALNVCQTSIVRDAWERGQKLSVHSWIYGIKDGHLQDLGFTTKGMSEVSDRYRAAREKLGSVPTTTPPFPVA
- a CDS encoding TerC family protein, with translation MDTFSPWAWLGFLTFISLMLALDLGVFRRKSHSVSMKEALGWCAVWFSLAMAFNAYVWWNNGREPAMEWFTSYIVEICLSVDNLFVFILIFTYFRVAEQHQHRVLFWGILGAAVMRAVFILAGVGLIARFEWIIYLFGAFLVYTGIKLAIPKKEEEGFDPEKNVAIRWVRRIYPLTTEAPPEKFFHTINGRRHITPLFLVLVVVETTDLAFAVDSIPAVLAITKSSFIAFTSNIFAILGLRSLYFALRGVMGLFRFLNVGLALVLTFIGLKMLIHDWLHVPTGVSLAIIGSLLGTAIVASLAFPAKKQA